One segment of Brassica napus cultivar Da-Ae chromosome C3, Da-Ae, whole genome shotgun sequence DNA contains the following:
- the LOC106408321 gene encoding glutathione S-transferase T3-like, whose translation MDSNPFMHTGNFVDLLSQQSISFANYEDISTLSSSQLPSLHRDDVGERRERKTWTPTDDILLISSWLNTSKDPVVSNEQKAGTFWKRVAAYFNASPKAAGGEERTPNNCKQRWHKINDLVCKFCGAYEAATREKTSGCNENDVLKRAHEIYHNNLKKKFTLEHAWKELRNDQKWCEVASARNEGSSKKRKCEDAEVSSAFQPSESKRPAGVKSSKARGKATVAEEALTNGFQSMWDIKQKDLKVKERLSKMKILESLIAKTEPLAEYEEALKKKLISDLMFT comes from the coding sequence ATGGATTCCAATCCATTTATGCATACAGGAAACTTTGTTGATCTACTTAGTCAACAAAGTATTTCTTTTGCTAACTATGAAGATATCTCAACTCTGTCTTCATCTCAACTTCCTTCTCTTCACAGGGATGATGTAGGTGAGCGTCGGGAACGGAAGACGTGGACTCCTACTGATGATATTCTGCTGATCAGCTCGTGGCTCAACACCAGCAAAGATCCAGTGGTTTCGAACGAGCAAAAAGCAGGCACCTTCTGGAAAAGAGTTGCAGCCTATTTCAACGCGAGTCCGAAGGCAGCTGGGGGCGAGGAGAGAACGCCTAATAACTGTAAGCAGCGTTGGCACAAGATCAATGACTTGGTCTGCAAATTCTGTGGTGCGTACGAAGCTGCAACTAGGGAGAAAACCAGTGGCTGCAATGAGAATGATGTCCTGAAGAGAGCTCATGAGATTTACCACAACAACCTTAAGAAGAAATTCACTTTGGAGCATGCTTGGAAGGAACTGCGAAACGACCAGAAGTGGTGCGAAGTTGCAAGTGCCAGAAACGAGGGAAGCTCTAAGAAAAGGAAGTGTGAAGACGCTGAAGTCTCATCAGCCTTTCAACCATCTGAAAGCAAGCGTCCCGCTGGTGTTAAATCATCAAAGGCCCGTGGGAAGGCGACTGTGGCTGAAGAGGCTCTCACGAATGGGTTTCAAAGTATGTGGGACATTAAACAGAAGGATTTGAAAGTGAAGGAAAGGTTGTCGAAGATGAAGATACTTGAGTCTCTTATTGCAAAGACAGAACCGCTAGCTGAGTATGAGGAAGCCCTCAAGAAGAAGCTCATCAGTGACCTaatgtttacttag
- the LOC106410952 gene encoding calmodulin binding protein PICBP — MVQRKTTCQAIKSHNLQPETRFGPDMMMMMMMMMKRTKPKRKLKESPVSQPGKTQSPPSKHDLVAKRTGRSPNYMKGTSSSEARMENKKIFNQKNQTGKKESRSNKPGSRMVRSLTKAPSFKRCSQRATCSSTLKDSKFPEYLTVNHGGTDDGDVSGTSVLRVCPYTYCSLKGHLHKQCPPLKSFISSRRQSLKSQKSVKKEDVVEMYVEEKKECEDVDEGTCEVDVDTQISEIVSVGAPRSETDSDEYSDTSEIVKFSEVDDDIQLQESDLEETLVAETVKEVQETCEVDDDSDSAEMVSSLEGDHDTKLKESDMEETLADDSVKQIQEEANREEDADQSYCFNSEADDADEETLKDSKEESQDQTEAVPTLEETAKIPYNRKQRPCNQEGESDATVSWTIIKCKKPAAETEDLREFNPREPNYLPVSVDADAENVDLKHQDMDERKNSEDWMFDHALQRAVTKLSSAKKRKVALLVEAFETVKPVVQHGREPDPVLSYGRHLQTCS; from the coding sequence ATGGTTCAAAGGAAGACTACTTGTCAAGCAATCAAGTCTCACAATCTCCAACCTGAAACTCGGTTTGGACCagacatgatgatgatgatgatgatgatgatgaagcgaACAAAACCTAAGAGGAAGCTTAAAGAAAGTCCTGTTTCTCAACCAGGTAAGACACAATCACCCCCAAGTAAGCATGATCTTGTTGCTAAACGGACAGGTAGGTCACCTAATTACATGAAAGGCACATCTAGCTCTGAGGCAAGGATGGAGAACAAGAAAATATTCAATCAGAAGAACCAAACCGGCAAGAAAGAGAGTCGTAGTAACAAGCCGGGTTCGAGGATGGTTAGGAGTTTGACAAAGGCTCCGAGTTTCAAGAGATGTTCACAGAGAGCTACTTGTTCCTCGACTCTTAAAGATTCCAAGTTTCCTGAGTATCTGACGGTTAACCATGGTGGAACTGATGATGGTGATGTTAGTGGAACCTCTGTTTTAAGAGTCTGTCCTTACACGTATTGTTCACTTAAAGGTCATCTTCATAAGCAGTGTCCTCCTTTGAAAAGCTTCATATCCTCGAGGAGACAGAGTTTGAAGTCTCAGAAGAGTGTGAAAAAGGAAGATGTTGTGGAGATGTATGTAGAGGAGAAGAAAGAGTGTGAGGATGTAGATGAAGGAActtgtgaggttgatgttgatacTCAAATCTCGGAGATTGTCTCTGTAGGAGCACCTCGTTCTGAGACTGATTCTGATGAGTACTCTGACACTTCAGAGATTGTGAAGTTTTCGGAAGTTGATGATGACATACAGTTACAAGAATCTGATTTGGAGGAGACTCTTGTAGCAGAGACTgtgaaagaggtccaagagacttGTGAGGTTGATGATGACTCTGATAGTGCAGAGATGGTGAGTTCTTTAGAAGGTGATCATGACACTAAGTTAAAAGAATCTGACATGGAGGAGACTTTGGCTGATGACTCAGTGAAACAGATCCAAGAGGAAGcaaacagagaagaagatgCTGATCAATCTTATTGCTTTAACTCTGAAGCAGATGATGCTGATGAAGAAACATTAAAGGATAGCAAAGAGGAGTCTCAGGACCAAACTGAAGCTGTCCCAACGTTAGAGGAAACTGCAAAGATTCCATATAACCGTAAACAAAGGCCATGCAACCAAGAAGGAGAGTCAGATGCAACCGTCTCATGGACTATCATCAAATGCAAGAAACCTGCAGCAGAGACAGAGGATTTAAGGGAATTCAACCCAAGGGAACCCAATTACCTTCCTGTTTCTGTTGATGCggatgcagagaatgttgaccTCAAGCATCAGGACATGGATGAGAGGAAAAACTCAGAGGATTGGATGTTTGATCATGCTCTCCAGCGTGCTGTTACCAAACTTTCCTCAGCAAAGAAGAGGAAAGTCGCATTACTCGTGGAGGCATTTGAAACTGTGAAACCTGTTGTGCAGCATGGTAGAGAACCTGATCCTGTACTGAGTTATGGAAGACACCTTCAGACATGCAGTTAA
- the LOC106410953 gene encoding probable histone H2A variant 2 has protein sequence MAGKGGKGLIATKTTTTSANKDKKKSISRSSRAGIQFPVGRIHRQLKTRVSAHGRVGATAAVYTASILEYLTAEVLELAGNASKDLKVKRITPRHLQLAIRGDEELDTLIKGTIAGGGVIPHIHKSLVNKIAND, from the exons ATGGCAGGTAAAGGCGGCAAGGGGCTTATCGCCACAAAGACTACTACGACGTCTGCTAACAAAGACAAGAAGAAATCCATCTCTCGCTCCTCTCGTGCCGGTATTCAG TTTCCAGTGGGTCGTATCCATCGTCAACTCAAGACACGTGTTTCAGCACATGGGAGAGTTGGTGCCACTGCTGCAGTCTACACAGCATCGATTCTTGAATACTTGACTGCAGAAGTTCTCGAGTTGGCTGGAAACGCGAGCAAAGATCTGAAAGTGAAGAGAATCACTCCGAGGCATTTGCAGCTTGCCATCAGAGGAGATGAGGAGCTTGACACTCTCATCAAAGGAACAATCGCTGGAGGTGGTGTCATCCCCCACATCCACAAGTCCCTCGTCAACAAGATCGCCAATGACTGA
- the LOC106409812 gene encoding uncharacterized protein LOC106409812 — MDKRRKCNNKVSTCLGIDTDNKVKKHDLEAEKRLKKVEKDYIHASQKYTEATLQRWNLRCERERAINLCCSAENFKNYCNRLVEKLQKVLDKLPTSETKEVIDHGVQSSIFSDFRKINGEAPYYQRKLPRINSRKAVNDLRKEVRKKKTCRDKAVSNFASVCNPTSHDSLRKSVEQEIVVVKKLIREIQKDFEEKLHIEQYAINVYECIERKVKHLEVKKEHLSGQRDILRLNISKRNTIVTDLPPKRGKKKTS; from the exons ATGGATAAACGACGTAAATGCAACAACAAAGTCTCCACTTGTCTTGGTATTGATACAGACAACAAAGTGAAGAAACATGACTTAGAAGCTGAGAAGCGACTCAAGAAGGTGGAGAAAGATTATATCCACGCAAGCCAAAAGTATACAGAAGCAACA TTACAGCGGTGGAACTTACGCTGTGAGAGAGAACGTGCTATCAATCTCTGCTGCTCGGCTGAAAACTTCAAGAACTACTGCAACCGGCTAGTAGAGAAACTTCAGAAGGTTCTTGACAAGCTACCTACATCAGAAACAAAGGAAGTCATCGATCAT GGCGTGCAATCCTCGATTTTCAGTGATTTTCGAAAGATTAACGGAGAG GCACCCTACTATCAAAGAAAATTGCCAAGGATTAACAGCAGAAAAGCTGTAAATGATCTTCGTAAGGAGGTTAGAAAGAAGAAGACGTGTAGAGACAAAGCTGTTTCAAATTTTGCATCGGTTTGTAATCCCACAAGTCATGACAGTTTGAGAAAATCTGTGGAGCAGGAGATAGTT gtTGTAAAGAAGCTGATAAGAGAGATCCAAAAAGACTTTGAAGAAAAACTGCATATAGAGCAATATGCAATAAATGTATATGAATGCATCGAACGGAAGGTGAAGCATTTAGAGGTGAAAAAGGAACACTTGTCGGGGCAAAGGGACATCTTGAGGCTGAATATATCAAAAAGGAACACGATTGTGACTGATTTGCCGCCTAAGcggggcaaaaaaaaaacatcttga
- the LOC106406978 gene encoding uncharacterized protein LOC106406978, whose amino-acid sequence MPFHTKIQPVDVSEVEIPFPETMKQMPKSRLKRLFERQFSLKNTSEAAAPPPPLSRGGSGDFEPSSVCLGKMVVNFIEDNNNGEKQRCGRSRCSCFNWSGTESSGDESDWSDDLGASSSREGRVTLKSLVLCTSTCEKSLMADVTKIVETSKNCKRKDESCLKIFVANELVSLGYDAALCKSRWEKSSSYPAGEYKYVDVIIDGERLLIDIDFKPNFEIARATKTYKSILQTLPSIFVGKVDRLQKIIILVCEGAKNSLKKKGLHVPPWRRAEYVKSKWISPYVRGPDAEEDKQEPVDVLTKSVGSIAFGV is encoded by the exons ATGCCGTTTCATACGAAAATCCAACCGGTCGATGTATCGGAGGTGGAGATACCTTTCCCTGAGACGATGAAGCAGATGCCGAAATCGCGTTTGAAGCGTCTCTTTGAGCGTCAGTTCAGTTTAAAGAACACCTCAGAGGCCGCGGCGCCACCACCACCGCTTTCGAGAGGTGGCTCGGGTGATTTCGAGCCGAGCTCCGTTTGTTTGGGGAAGATGGTTGTAAACTTCATCGAGGATAACAATAACGGTGAGAAACAGAGGTGTGGTCGTAGCCGATGCAGCTGCTTTAACTGGAGTGGCACGGAGAGCTCTGGCGATGAGTCTGATTGGTCTGACGATTTGGGAGCTTCTTCTTCCCGTGAAGGTCGCGTGACTCTCAAG AGTTTGGTCCTCTGTACGAGCACGTGTGAGAAGAGTTTAATGGCTGATGTGACCAAGATTGTGGAAACGAGTAAGAACTGTAAACGTAAAGACGAATCTTGCTTGAAGATATTCGTGGCCAATGAGCTGGTGAGCTTAGGTTATGATGCGGCTCTGTGCAAGTCTCGCTGGGAGAAATCTTCTTCTTACCCTGCTG GGGAATATAAGTATGTGGATGTGATAATCGATGGTGAAAGACTGTTGATCGACATTGATTTCAAACCGAATTTCGAGATTGCTCGTGCCACGAAGACCTACAAGTCGATCCTGCAAACTCTGCCTTCCATTTTTGTTGGCAAAGTGGATAGGTTGCAGAAGATCATCATCCTTGTATGTGAAGGTGCAAAGAATAGCTTGAAGAAGAAAGGACTTCATGTGCCGCCATGGAGGAGAGCCGAGTATGTTAAATCAAAGTGGATTTCTCCTTATGTTCGCGGACCAGATGCAGAGGAAGACAAGCAGGAACCAGTAGATGTTTTGACTAAATCGGTGGGTTCGATAGCCTTTGGTGTTTGA
- the BNAC03G21640D gene encoding uncharacterized protein BNAC03G21640D — protein sequence MSRRELYVGQLQLLKKMFPCGEKDKFLSISNKIEDAMSQFKQDSPLPPKSMTMQRSLSAGSPRFTSRGINLGPPDLRDEWYKVRTVDAGGATAGGGGKGAGQGQTKK from the coding sequence ATGTCTAGGAGAGAGCTTTACGTTGGACAACTTCAGCTGTTGAAGAAGATGTTTCCATGCGGAGAGAAAGACAAGTTTCTTAGTATCTCCAACAAAATCGAAGACGCTATGTCCCAATTCAAACAAGATTCTCCTCTTCCCCCAAAGTCAATGACTATGCAGAGGAGTCTCAGCGCTGGTTCGCCACGATTCACCTCGAGAGGTATCAATCTTGGTCCACCAGACTTGAGAGATGAATGGTATAAAGTAAGGACGGTCGACGCAGGAGGTGCTACAGCTGGTGGAGGAGGTAAAGGTGCTGGTCAAGGTCAGACCAAGAAATAG